Proteins found in one Tamandua tetradactyla isolate mTamTet1 chromosome 1, mTamTet1.pri, whole genome shotgun sequence genomic segment:
- the FEZF1 gene encoding fez family zinc finger protein 1 has product MDSSCHNATTKMLAAAPARPNMMSTSKPLAFSIERIMARTPEPKALPVPHYLQGAVPKGDPKHSLQLNSSIPCMIPFVPVAYDTSPKAEMTGAEPRKASLEAPAAPAAPSASAFSCSDLLNCALSLKGDLTRDALPLQQYKLVRPRVVNHSSFHAMGALCYLNRSDGPCHPAAGVNIHPVASYFLSSPLHPQPKTYLAERNKLVVPAVEKYPPGVAFKDLSQAQLQHYMKESAQLLSEKIAFKTSEFSRGSPNAKPKVFTCEVCGKVFNAHYNLTRHMPVHTGARPFVCKVCGKGFRQASTLCRHKIIHTQEKPHKCNQCGKAFNRSSTLNTHTRIHAGYKPFVCEFCGKGFHQKGNYKNHKLTHSGEKQFKCNICNKAFHQVYNLTFHMHTHNDKKPFTCPTCGKGFCRNFDLKKHVRKLHDSGLGLARTPAGEPGTNPHSALQQPQPTTLPPLPPPGPLQPGLHQGHQ; this is encoded by the exons ATGGACAGTAGCTGCCACAACGCGACAACCAAAATGCTAGCGGCTGCTCCAGCCCGACCCAATATGATGAGCACTTCCAAACCCTTGGCTTTCTCCATCGAACGAATCATGGCGCGCACCCCTGAACCAAAGGCCCTGCCGGTCCCCCACTACCTACAGGGAGCAGTGCCCAAGGGGGACCCGAAGCACTCTCTGCAGCTCAACTCGTCGATTCCCTGTATGATCCCCTTCGTGCCTGTGGCGTATGACACAAGCCCCAAGGCAGAAATGACCGGGGCTGAGCCGAGAAAGGCAAGTCTGGAGGCCCCCGCGGCTCCCGCGGCACCCTCGGCATCAGCGTTCAGCTGCAGCGACTTGCTCAACTGCGCTCTGAGTCTCAAGGGCGACCTGACCCGCGACGCGTTGCCACTGCAGCAGTACAAGCTGGTAAGACCGCGTGTGGTCAACCACTCTTCCTTCCATGCCATGGGCGCTCTGTGCTACCTGAATCGAAGTGACGGACCGTGCCATCCAGCGGCCGGCGTCAACATCCACCCGGTGGCCTCCTACTTTCTCAGTTCCCCTTTGCACCCGCAGCCAAAAACATATTTAGCCGAAAGGAATAAACTGGTGGTCCCGGCAGTGGAGAAGTATCCCCCAGGAGTAGCTTTCAAAGACCTGTCCCAGGCTCAGCTGCAGCATTACATGAAAGAAAGCGCCCAGCTTCTGTCGGAAAAAATCGCTTTCAAAACCTCGGAGTTCAGCAGAGGTTCTCCTAATGCCAAGCCCAAAGTTTTCACTTGCGAAGTGTGTGGAAAG GTCTTTAATGCACACTATAATTTAACCCGTCACATGCCGGTGCACACAGGAGCCAGACCCTTCGTTTGCAAAGTGTGTGGAAAGGGCTTCCGGCAGGCTAGCACTCTGTGCAGGCACAAGATCATTCACACCCAG GAAAAACCTCACAAATGTAACCAGTGTGGCAAAGCCTTTAACAGAAGTTCCACTTTAAACACGCATACCCGAATACATGCAGGCTACAAACCATTTGTGTGTGAATTCTGTGGCAAAGGATTTCATCAAAAAG GGAATTACAAAAACCACAAGTTGACCCACAGCGGGGAGAAGCAGTTCAAGTGCAATATTTGCAACAAGGCTTTCCACCAGGTTTACAACCTCACCTTTCACATGCACACCCATAATGACAAGAAGCCCTTCACCTGTCCCACGTGCGGTAAGGGCTTCTGCAGGAACTTTGACCTCAAAAAACACGTCCGCAAGCTGCACGACAGTGGCCTGGGGCTGGCCCGCACGCCTGCTGGGGAGCCAGGCACAAACCCGCACTCCGCGTTACAGCAGCCGCAGCCTACCACGCTGCCCCCTCTGCCGCCCCCGGGGCCCCTGCAGCCAGGGCTTCACCAGGGCCATCAGTGA